The nucleotide sequence CAAACCAGTGTCGTCGGGATCGCTTCGTTTAAATCCGTCTGGGCTTTTTGGATCGCCCGTTCTTGCATCGTGATGGCGATCCAGTCGGGATGCTGACAGAAACCGCTGCGGAAGTATCGCTGCATCGCTTTGGTCAATTCCGCCGACCGCTGTGCCGGGTCGGTCGCTGCGATTTGGTGGACATGATCCGGGACCGAGACGCTGGGGCCGGCGAAGGCGTAGTTCCAACGCAGCGGGCGATCATGCTGTACCAAACGGAACAGCAAGTGGTTTTCACCTTTGCGGAGGTTCAGTTCCCACTGGTCACCCAGCGGGTCCAGTTTGCGATCTTGACGACGTGACGCGACTTCTTTGTTGTTCAGGTAGACAAGGAAGCCGCCGTCAACGCCCAACATCAACCGGACCTTTTGGGCCTTGGGTGATTGAATCGACTGGTGGATGAACAGAACACCGGGTGAAGCAGTCGATTCGGCCGGCGGGTTGATGGCGATCGCCGGCAGGTCGCCGCGGTGCTGCCAACGATACGTGCGTCCGCCGTAGTTGACGTCACGGTCGGCATCAAACGCTTTGCGGTCGATCGGGAAATTATCTTGATATCCCTGATCGGCACGCTGCAGCTGAAACGGCCCGACGGTATGCGTCGGGCCGACGACGACACGATCGTCTTCAGGGATGGTCGCGCCACGATCTGACAGCGCTAATCGAATCGTTTGAAATTGGTGTTTTTCGTATTGCGACAGAAAGCTCAGGCGAACCTTCAGTTGCACCGGAGTCTTGTCCTGGCCGGTGCGAATGGGCGAAAATGTAAACCAAGCATTGCGATCGCCGACGCTTTGATGACCACCGACCGCCCAGCCGGCATTGCCGGTGTTGATATCGCCGTCGATGGCATAGCTGACCGCAAACTTACCGTCGGCCTGTTCGACATCCGCGGTCGCCGATTGGATTTTCAGTGGTTCCCAATTCCCGTCGCCACGGCGAATCTGCAAATCGATTTCGCTAAGAACGACGTTTCCGTTGGGCGACGCACCCACGCGATTCGTCGTTGCGTCGGCGATCGAGTGCAGATGCAGCGTTTGCCAGTCCGCGTCGGCGGGAACCGTCGCAGTGATCGTGACCACGTCGGTATCGGCGGCGGCTTCGTCCAGCGAAATGGTGCCATCGTCGTCGACCGTCATCGCGACGCCGGACTTCGAATGAACGTTATTGATCGTTGGGGCTGCAATCACGGGATCGGATTGCAGCGACCGTTCCCAACGTCGTTGGTCCGCATCGACCGACGCGATGGGGCCGTCCATTTCTTGTCGAACTTGGCGCAGGTCACGAGCCAATTGTTGCTGTTCGGCTTTCTGTTCTTCGCTGGGGACCTGGATGGTCGGTGCCGGATCCTTGACGTTCTTGTCCATCGCCGACCCGTCCAGACTGTTGAAATACGCCGACAGGCTGTAGAAGTCTTTACTGGTAATCGGATCGAACTTGTGGTCGTGACAGACCGCACAACCGGTGGTCAGCCCCAAGAAGACCGTTCCGAACGCGTCGGTCCGATCAATCACGTTGCGTGCGAAAACTTCGTCATAAATCGAACCGCCTTCGTTCGTGGTCACGTTCAAGCGGTTGAATCCGCTGGCGATCAATTGATCCATGCTGGGATCGGGCAACAGATCGCCGGCCAATTGTTCGGTGATGAAGGTGTCGAAGCGTTTGTCGTCGTTGAACGCTTGAATGACCCAGTCGCGATAAGGCCACATTTCGCGATAGTTGTCCAAGTGCAGGCCGTGAGTGTCGGCAAATCGAACGACGTCCAACCAGTACCGGGCCATGTGTTCGCCATACGCGGGCGAATCGATCAGGCGATCGACCAGTCGTTGATAGCCTTCGAGGGATGGATCCGCTAAATACTCCGCGGCGATCGTTTCGTCGGGCGGCAGACCGGTCAAATCCAAGCTGACGCGACGCAACAGGCTTTCTGGGTCGGCTTGGTCATTGGATGACAAACCGATGCGCCGGAGCGATGCTTCGACAAAGGCGTCGATGATCGAAAGGTCTTTGGCGTCGGCAATCTTTTGGACGTTCGCGGGGACTGTGTCGTCGATCGGTCGAAAGGACCAGTGCTGTTCAAATGTAGCGCCCTGGGCGATCCAACGCTCGATCGTGTCTTTCTGTTTAGCCGACAATGGTTTGTGGTAATCCGGCGGTGGCATCACCAGATCGGGATCACTTTCGCGAATCCTTTCCAACATCAGGCTGTCGGCCGGTTCGTCGGTGTCGACCACATCGAAGATGCCATCGGCGGTGTCCAAGCGAATGCCGGCTTGGCGATCATGTTCGTCCGGGCCGTGGCAGGCGAAACAGTGATCGGACAGGATCGGTTTGATATCGCGGGCGAAATCGACATCATCGGCATCGCTGGTCTTTCCGTCCGGGCCGTCGGCGAACCCAGGCCCTGGGACCGCCAGCGAAGCGATGACTGAGGCCATCAGTATTCCTGTCCAAGCCGCCAGCCTTCTGCGACTTCGTGCGAACGGTGGACGTTCGGCTGCAGGGTTTGCGGCAGTGGCGGCGAGGCGCGCGCGTGGATTCAGCATGGTGTCGACGAACCGTCGGAAAGGGGCGGGCAGAAAGGCGGGGCGGTGCGATGCAACCGCGTTCGCGTCATTGTACCGCACCCGCGGCCCGAATCGAACTGCTTTGCTAACAACTAACGCTTACCAAGTCGCGACGCGGCGGTTCGTGGATGGTATTTTGAGGATTCAGAGACTGTTGATTCGTGTTATTTCGCGATACAGCAGGCTCGCCTCTCCCTTCACCCCCATCGGCAGCCCCAAGATGCGGACCGAACTGGAAAAAACACTCGACGACCTGCACCACCAATTGGAGTCCGCCGCGACGTTGGATCAGGACCAGCGGGCAAGATTGCGGCAGGCGGTGACCGAAATCCGCCAAAGCCTGGATCGGGAGGACGTCAGTTCCCAGACCCTGGCGTCAAGGTTGCGAGAGGCGACCGAGCAGTTTCAGGTCGAGCACCCGTCGCTGACCAACAGTGTCGGTCGCGTCGCCGACATCCTGTCGCAAATGGGCATCTAGCCTCTCAGGTGACCATCGCGGTCCGGCGGTGCACATCGCCCGGCGGACCGATCGCATTCCGATCGCTTCTTTCGTCCGATCTTGCCTGCGATTCCCGAAGGCGATGGTGCGACGGGTGAAGGTGGGACGGGTGAAGGTGGGACAGTTTGTCCGCTTTTTCAAGCGTCCTGTGTCATAATGTCCCGATCGTCGAATGCGACGTTTCTAAACGCGATTTTCGGGCACAAATTCGTAGAATGCATTTGTGCCATTGTCGCGCACCGGAGCGCATCAAAGCGGACCGAAATTGCATCGTCGTACGAAAGGCGGTTGTGTCGTCGGTCGCCCTATGATCGATCTCCACGCGGGTTCGTATCCCGTCGCTCGCGGTGTGACAGCAGGGCACCGGCCGCGGGACCGGTCCCAGGATCGCCCGTGAATGCCTGGACCATCCCCATGTGTGATCGGAACCATGGACAACCGACTAATGAAGCTGCTGCTGGTCGACCACGACGATGACTTTCGCCAAGGCTGTGCACGTTGGATGCAGCACAAGGGACATCGCGTAACTCAGGCCACGTGTGGTGTCGAAGCGCTGCAGTTGTGCGAACGCCACGGATACGACGTGGTCGTGATCGACATCGATATGCCGGGTGTGACCGGGTTGGAGTTCCTGCAACGGGTCCGGCAAGACGATCTGGATTTGGAAGTCGTCATCTTGACGGGCCAGGGATCGATTTCGTCTGCCGTGGCGGCGATGCAAATGGGGGCCTGTGATTATCTGACCAAGCCCTGTGCGTTAGGTGAATTGGAACACCACTGCCATGTTGCCCACGACCGAGCTGTTTTGCGACGCGAAAACCAGAACTTGAAAGCCGTGATGTCACGACAACGACCGGCGGCGCGTTTGGTCGGCCATTCGGCCCCGATCGCCTCAGTGAAACGGATGATTGAAAAGGTCGCTCCAACCGATAAACCGGTGCTGATCGAAGGTGAAAGTGGCACCGGCAAGGAAGTCGTCGCCCGCTTGATTCAAAAGCACAGTCACGTCGCCGAACGGCCGTTCGTCACCATCAACTGCGCCGCCCTTCCCGAACAGTTGGTCGAAAGCGAATTGTTCGGTCACTTGAAGGGATCGTTTACCGGTGCGACAGCCGATAAGCCTGGCCTGTTTGAAATCGCCGACGGCGGGACGCTGTTCATCGATGAAATCGGCGAATTGCCGCCATCGTTGCAACCCAAGCTGTTGCGTGTCTTGGAAGACGGTTCGATGCGGCGGATCGGTTGCCATAAAGAACGCGTCGTCAATGTCCGCGTGATTGCCGCCACCAATCGTGATTTGGAAGACGAAGTCGAACAGGGACGATTCCGGCGTGATCTTTATTATCGAATCAACGTGTTGTCGCTGCGATTGCCACCGCTGCGTGATCGCGTCGGCGATATCGATGTGTTGATCGATCATCTGTTGCCCGATGACTGGCACGTCGACGTCTTGGCCCGACAAGCCATGAACGCCTATCACTGGCCGGGTAACATTCGGCAACTGATCAACGTGTTGGAACGGGCGATGATCCTGGCCAACGGGCAAGAAATCACGCTGGATGATCTGACCCACGATGTCGCCGACTGTACCGGTGACGCCGAATGCCAAGTCGTTACGGCCACCCCACGTTCAATCCTGGACCAAGCCGGCATGCAAGAAGGTCGAACGCCGCTGACGATCGATGAACTGACCAAGACGCATGTGTTGGACGTGCTGTCGGCGTGCAACGGCAACAAGGCGAAAACGGCACGCATGCTGGGCATCCACCGACGAAAACTGTATCGCTTGTTGCACCGTTATGAAGGCGATGCCGTTCCGGCAACCGATGACGTTGTTCAGTGAATCCGCCGCTGGATCCGTCTGAAGTCATCAAGACGGCTCGTGCGGGATGGGTGTTGGTCACCGCCCAGATGGTCTTGGCTGCGGCGTTGGTTCTGTCATCACGGTGGTCACCACCGGACGCGTGGATGTTGATTTTGATGGTGCCAGGAATCGTCGTCGCCATCACTGCTTGGCTGGCGATTGGACTTCGGCGTCTTCGGATTCACCCCACGCCCGGGCAACAGACGGTTTTAACGATGGCTGGGCCTTATCGTTGGGTACGGCATCCGATGTATGCCGGTTTGCTGTTGTTCACGCTGGCACAACTGCCATTTGATTGGCAGCCCTGGCGATTCGTGTCGTGGGTGTGTTTGCTGGGCGTCCTCTGGAGCAAGTCGTCGATCGAAGAAAATGCTCTGATGCAACGATTTGAAACCTATCGCGACTATCGGTCACGCACCGGGCGTTTCTTGCCAAGGATAATTCCAGCGACGGGTTCGGCATTCAGACGCTGATCACGGCGGATGCGATGTCGAAAAATCAGCCGGTAAGGCATTCTGCACAGCCCGATCGTCGGTCATCGGGAACTTGAACCACGTGGTACAGTTCCGATTCGTCCAATGGGTCGTGATGACGCTGTTGATGATCCAACACCGACAGGTCCGCATCGGATGCGCCCGACGATGAATGCGCTGATCGGCGTTGCAAACGTTGCCGTAAACTTTCATCGTCCACTTGGCAGTCCAGGATGCCGAAGTGCGCACCGGTGCGTTCAGCCAATTCCAGGAATCGCATTCGGCACGCTCGTCGCAGGAACGTGGCATCGACGACCACCGAATCTCCATGATTCAAGATGGTTTCCGCCAATTGGAATAGTGCATTGTAGGTGATGCGATCACCCTGAGCGCTATACATGCGACGGGCGACTTCGTCGGACGGTCGGTCTTCGGCTTGCAATCCAAAGTGCCGTTTTCGTTCCACGTCGCTGCGAATTCGAATCGCGCCACACCGCTTGACGACGTTACGGCTGAGCGTCGACTTGCCGCTGCCGCTGAAACCGTGGGTGATCCAAAGCCGACGGTCGGTGGGACGAGAAAACTGTTCGGCCAAGTCGATGTGATTCACACAGTCGTTCAGCGCCTCGTGTCTCTCGCTGTCGGTGACCCGTTGTTGGCGACTGCGGATCCAGGCGACTTTTGCTCGTACCAACGCCCGGTCAATCAAGTACCAGCGCAACAGGTGCAGCGATTCATGATCGCCGGTGCGGTCCAGATAATCGTTAGCAAACGCGCGACAGAAGTCCATTCGCCCGCGTGCGGCGAAATCCATGGCCACAAATGCGGCGTCACACAACACATCGATGCAGCGAAACGCTTTGCAGAATTCGATGCCGTCAAACGGCGTCAGTTGTCCACGCCAGTGAATCAAGTTGGCCAAGTGTAAATCGCCGTGACATTCACGCACGAAGCCCTGACGGAATCGTTCCGCAAAGACATCCCCGTGCAAATCAACGAAGCGGTGCATCCACGATACCAGAGCGTCCAGATTCTGTTGTGCCCTGTCGTGCGGGACTTCCGCCAGTGCATCCAAGTTTCGTTCAAAAGTCGACAAGACCTGATTCGGCGGGCTGCCGGCAAATTCGGCGGTTACCCGTTGGGCGGACCGGTGAAACTGGGCGATCACCTTGGCCAGTGCTTGTACCGTCGCATCGTGAACCAAACCGCGGGCAAGTTGCGCATTCAGAAGTGAATTGTCGGGAAAACGGACCATGCGAACGGCATAATCAACGACTTCACCGACGGTGGGATCGCCTCGGTTCGCGGTGGACGCCCGGTGCGGAGTTTCCACCCGTAGGGACGTTCCGTGGCGTCGGATGGGTACGACATCCAGATACAGTTGCGGGGCGAAGCGACGGTTCAGCCGTAGTTCTTCCTCGCAGAAAAACTTTCGCTTGGCCAGCGTTGTGTAGTCCAAGAAATCGGTGCGTATCGGTTTCTTGACTTTGTAGGCATGGCTGCCGACCAGGAAGACCCAAGAAATATGGGTCTCGTGAACCTCCACCGGCCCGTCGGCGTGGTCTGGAAAAGCCGACGGGTCGCGAAGTGCACGCTGCAAGGGCTGGTGACCGCGCAGGGGCAGAGACGAGTTGCTATTAGCGATATCGGGCATGATGAGGACCGATGATTCGGGCGGATGCCGGATGAATCATTCGCTATTGCTGGACGATGACTTCAAGCCTTCGATCATCCGGTTGCGAGTGATCCAAACGCTGCACGGGGCGTGCCGCAAGACATAGCGTGACACGCTGCCCATCAGCAAACGCCCCAACAGACCGCGCGGGGTTTCCCCGGCGACTACCAGGTCGGATCGCTCGTCTTCGGCAAAACGCACCAAAGCTTCGCCGATGTGTTGGCCTTCGATCACGTGACAGGACGCTTTGGCGACATGGGGTGCCAGTTCCGACGCCAGTTCGGTCAGGTGCTCGGTCGCTCTGCCGGAAAGTTCTGGATCGGGTTCCAATTCGCCATACATTCCCGGCCAGTAAGGCACCACACTGACCAACGAGACGTCGGCTGCTTTGCCCCAGTGGGTGTCACGCAGTTCTTCGATCGCGGCGCAGGCCGGCCCGCTGTCTTCGTAACCCACCGTGATGCGGACTTGGCGTGGTTGCTTTGCCAGCCCCGTGGGACGGACAACCAGGACGCTGCAGGGCGCATGAGTGGCCACGTAATCGCTGGTGCTGCCCAGCATGATTCGGCTGACCGTGCTGTGGCCTCGCGCGCCGATGACCACCAAGTCGGCATTGGTTTGCTCGGCGATGCGGACGATTTCCGGACCCGCCGAACCTCGCGGTGCGACATGGTCGATCGATACGTTGGCGCCCTCGAACATGTCTCGAATACGAGCCGCCGATTGTTCGGCCGCGTCGCGTTCACGCTTCAACAGGTCCTCCAGCCAGCTTTCGACCGGTTGGGCGCGATAGCTGTAGCTTGGCGGATGAATCACGGTGGCAATCGTGATTTCCAAACGGTCACGGTGGGGCAGATGCGACAGCAGCCAGGCCGCTTCTTCGGCGTTGGCCGATCCGTCGGTGGCGATCACGATGCGCTTCATGACTGGGGCCTTTCCAATGGTGTGGAACACGTTCGACCGTGGGACGCGCTGCCGCTAAGCCGTCGGTCGTGGCACAGCGACACCGCAGCGAAACAATGGGCAATCGGGATGCCGATCCCTCGAAAACCCAAACAGGCGATCTTTTGTGTCCTTTCAGCTCGTCTGCATGGCTCATTATCGCACACCCAAGGTCGCCGCGCGCGTTTGGGATCAGCCCGGCGGGTGCGTCCGACCGCCGCAGCGGAAGACCGTTGGCGGATCGCGGGAGCAAAAAGGACATTCATAATGTCGTAAGCTGACGATACTTTGGAGGTATCCACACAAGACACCGAGAGCACGCTGATGACCACACGTACAGCCAAGCCGAAGACGGGACAAGCAAAAGCCGGCGCGGCAAAAAACGCCAAACCGAAGAACAGCGGCAAGCCCAAGGGCAGCGTCGAAATGCTGACCGAGGCGGCGGAATGCCTGAAGACTTTGGCCCATCCGGTGCGTCTGCGCATCGTCCAGTTGTTGCTGCACGGCAGATTCACCGTCGGCGAATTGGCCGCCGATTGCCAGATTCCCGACAATGTCGCAAGCGAACATTTGCGGCTGCTGCAGCGATGCGGCTTTTTGACCAGCCAACGCGAAGGCCGCCGAGTCTATTACCAAGTGGCCGAACCCCATCTGGAACAATTGATGGCGTGCATCGAAGGACGATTCATTCGCTAAATGTGTCGCGGTCGGACCCACCGGCGTGTGGGCGATCTTCGGGCAACGACCATTCGTCACCTTACGAGCTGACGTGAGATGCCCACAGCATGACGGCCGGAACGTGGGTGATGTTCGGGCCGCCGCCGCGACGACGCTTTCCATCACCAATGGTTTGAATACAGGAGAAATCGGATCCATGAAGATCGTCATCATCGGCGGTGTCGCCGGCGGCGCCTCGGCCGCCGCACGGGCACGACGCCTTAGCGAAGACAGCGAAATCGTCATCATCGAACGTGGCGAAGCACCGTCGTTTGCCAATTGCGGACTGCCATACTACGTGGGCGGCGAAATTCAATCGCGTGACAAGTTGTTGGTCGCCCCGATCGAACGTTTGCACGGACGCTACCGATTGGATGTTCGGGTTCGCAGCGAAGTCACGAAAATCGATCGTGCGAACAAGACGGTGGATGTGAAAGATCTGCGTGACGGAACGACGTATCAAGAAAGTTATGACAAGCTGATCGTTTCGACCGGCGCGGCTCCCTTCCGCCCTGACTTGGACGGCATTGATCACCCACGCGTGATGGAATTACGTGACCTCAAGGATGCCGACGCGATGCATGCCGCCGCGATCGGACAATCCGGAAAAGCGGTCGTTGTGGGGGCGGGGTTCATCGGCATCGAAGTCGCCGAAAACTTGGTCCGCCGCGGTTGGGACGTCACCGTCGTCGAACTCGGCGACCAGATATTGCCGCCCTGGGACAAGGAAATGGTCAATGGCCTGCACGATCATTTGCGCGGTCACGGTGTCACGTTGCAGTTGAACGATTCGGCCGATCGGTTCCAGGACCGCGACGGCGGCGTGACGGTCCACTTGAAATCCGGCGGATCCATTGACGCCAGTTTCGTCGTTTTGGCGATCGGCGTGCGTCCGGAAAGTCGGTTGGCGGCCGATGCCGGTATCGAATGTGGCCCCCGTGGCGGCATCGTTACCAACGCGCAAATGCAAACCAATGATCCCGATGTCTATGCCGTCGGGGATGTCGCCCAAGTGACCGACGTGGTGACCGGTTTGCCGACCCAAATTCCGTTGGCCGGCCCCGCCAATCGGCAAGGCCGAATCGCCGCCGATCACATCTTCGGTCGGGCGTCGACGTTTCGTGGAACGCAGGGAACCGCCGTCGTGGGTGTGTTCGACCGAACCGCCGCCATGACGGGGCAAAGCGAAAAGCTTCTGAAACGTGCGGGCACTCCGTATCAAAAGATCTATGTTCATCCGACTGACCATGCCGGGTACTATCCGGGCGCCCAGGGGATGACGTTGAAGTTGTTGTTCGATCCCGATTCGGGGCTGGTTTTGGGGGCTCAGGCCGTCGGCGGTGCGGGCGTCGATAAACGGATCGATGTGATCGCGACCGCCATCCAAGCCGGTTGGACGGTGGAGGATCTGGAGGAAGTTGAACTCTGTTACGCCCCCCAGTACGGGCACGCAAAGGATCCGGTCAATATGGCCGGCTTTGTCGCATCCGGCGTTGTGCGAGGGGATCACCCCGTCGTGCACGTCGAATCGATCGCCGACGCGATGCCGGTCGAAGAATTCCGGATCGATGTCCGCACACCCGGCGAATTTGCCAAGGGGCATCTGCCCGACGCGGTCAATGTTCCGCTGGAAGAACTGCGGGACCGGCTGGATGAAATCCCGCGAGATCGACGTGTCGTCACGTATTGCCAAGTCGGGCTGCGTGGCTACATGGCCAGTCGCATTTTGATGCAGCGTGGTTTCGACGTGAAGAATCTGAGCGGTGGATACAAGACATGGGTCCAGCACCACGGTGAACAAGTGCCGGTCGCCTAAGCCGTCCAAGTCATATCGCCAGTTGTATAACGACAAAACGATGCATCGGAGTTGATCCGGTGCATCGTTTTGCGCGTTTCAGGTGACTGTTTCTTGACGAATTTTTGGAAACTATCGCATCAACGTCGCCGCTGGCATGGTGGCGATGCCGACACCGGCGGCCGGCGGAGCCGCCAGGCCGTATCCGCTGGTGCGTGGTGCCAAGGTGGTGGCCGGTTGGCCGGCTTGGCTGATCGATCGGTTGTCAGCAGTCGATCCGACCGGCGTGGTACCGGCGACCGTGGTTGATGACAAACGCGGTGCGTTGGTGGATCGGGCCAAGTTGGCGGATGCCGATCCGAACGGAACGATCCGCTCGCCCGAACCCAGCGGTCGCAATCGTGCGGCCAAGTCCGAACTGGTTGTCGACGCGGCTGGACGGGTGACTTGACCCACCGGTTCATAATCGACGCGTTCTTCGCGAACGATTCGGTGAACGGTTTCGGGAACCTGGACGGTCTTGGTTTCCGCAACGTACTCGGTCCGGGTCGTTGTTTGATTGACAACGTCGGTTTGCGTCTGCCAGTGAACCTGAGGCTTGAATCGATAGGCCAGCGACGGCTTGGCGAAAGGATTCCAACGGTTGGCGTAGTAGGGTTCCAGGACGGTTCGCGTCACCGGATACAGAGTGGTCCGAGTGGTCGGTCGCGTCTCGGTGACCGTCCGAGGCGCATAGGTGGTTTGCTGGCGTGAAACCATGCGAGTTTCTTGGACCGGTCGTTCGATCGTCTTCTTGACCGGGGCATAGCCGATTCCGGTGGTCGGGTCGGTGTACAGCCCCGATGACGCTTGCTGGGCGGTGGCGTTGCTTGCGACCCCACACAGGATGCCTGCGGTCAACAAGGTTCGTGGCAGCAGAGCCGGGCAATGACGACCGCTGGCGACCGTCGAAACGCGGGATAGAATCCGATGCTTCATGGCTGGTCCTCGCCGTGTTCGATGTGTTTGAAAAGACAGCGGTGTTTCACGATTGTGACCTGACCGTAACCGGATCAAACCGGCACCGCTCGGATTGAAGCATCGGCCGAGATCAGACTCTCAACGCAGTAAAAAAAATGATTGATGCGGATTTCGTCGCAATGTTGCGGTGCCCCGTCGACGGCAGCCAGCTCGAATTGGTGCCCCCCGATTTGTTGGGGCAGATCAATCAATGGATCGAAGAAAAACGGCTTTTTAACACCGCCGATCAAGCCGTCAGCGAACCAATCGAGGCTGGGTTGCGACCGACCGGAAGACCGGTGATCTATCCGGTCCGCGACGGCATTCCCGCCCTGGTGCCCGATGAGGCGATTCGATTGCCCGACGAAGGTGGGGCCGACTTGGGAAACTGACACAGGGGATCACTAGCACTGGCACGAAGCCCGCCGCGACTCAATCGGTCGGATGGCGGTCGCCGCGAAAGCCGTCTATGACCAGTCCGGACCTTCGTCGCTGCCCGGATCGCCGCACCAAGCGGCCAATGCGGCGATAACTTGATCGCGACCGGATGCATTGGTCCACAACGAATCGTCGACGTCCAGACGGATTTCGTATTCGCCTTCACGGGTACAGTCGTCTTCGCCGCAAAAGTGTGGCACGTCGCTGACCCAAACGATCCGGTACAGGGGGACGTGCTTGTCATCGATAACGATGAGCGGCGATTGCGACATGTCGTGACCTCATTCATCGGATGAATCAGTATCGCGGAAAAGGGTCCCGCGTGTCGGCGGATGAACTCCCGGGGCTTCCTCTTTTTCCGCGTTCCAGTGCTCGTCCGCTACGTTCTGCAGTTTACAAGAAGTCGTCGAGATCGTAGCCGGGACTTTCGCGAATTTCGCTCGATCTCCGGAGCATCCGGCGACGCATTTCGGCACGCATCCGACCTGGCGTCAGTACCGTGGCACCTCAGCATCGATTTGTTGACTCCACAAGTCGATCCCGCCGGACATGCTGCTTGAATTCAAAAAACCACTATGTCGCAATACAAACACCGCGTGCAGGCTTCGCACCCCGTGGTGGCAATAAACGATGATGGGACGATCGCGAAAAGGTTCCAGTTCACCGATTCGACTCGGAAACTCGCTTAGCGGAATCAGTTTGGCGCCCTGAATCCGTGCCAGTTCAAATTCGTCCTGCTCTCGGACGTCGATCAGCACCACGTCCGGGTTTTCCTTGATTGCGGTTTGTGATTGGATAACGGTGATTTCCAAGGGAACATCAGAATCAGGCAAAGCAAAATCTCTGTCGGGCGAACTGCGAGGCAGAACGAGCGTTTGGTCAAGTCGACAAAACGATCGCCTATTGAGACGGCGGTTGGTTGGGGGGCGAAATGGACGCCATGATCCGCGTGTGGAAGACGATTTGATCTGGGTACATGGAAAATACCATGTCCGGATAGAAGGTCGAAATCAATCGCTCCAGGGAGACCATGTCACGCCGTGTCGAACTGTACGAATTGATCATTGATTCGGACAAGCTGATGCGATGATCGGATTGATTCAATCCGGCCAGTTCCCTGGCTCGCTGTTCCGCCGCTTTCATCGCTTGTTGCACCATCGCCAAGCGTTTCTGGGTGGTCACGTTGGCGGCAAACAATGCGATCGGATGTGAAATTTGGCTGGATGATGGTGAATAGATCACCGATCGCGAAGACGACGATGATTCCACCAAGTCCTCCGGTGGAAGGACTTGTAAAAGGTTTTGAAGTTGTTGTTGCCCTTCGACCAAGTTTGATTCTTGGTCGAGTGCTCGGTCGTCGAGTTCGTCCAAGATCAGCATGATACAGCGGGCGATCGTTTTCGGTTCGCTGGTGACGCCGTTGCGAGCCCGAAGAGCAATGGAGCTGACGGACTGCGATTCCGGACCGGCCGAAAAGAACGCGGAGTGGATGTGAGCTTGGTCACAACCCATTTCTGCTGCGGCACGTTCAATGACCAACCGGCGTCGACGCAAACCTTCGATCGCGTCCTGAGAATCGGAGGCGCTGCTGGATAAGGGAATCACCAGTGCAATGTGCGTGGGGGCCAACGCGGTCT is from Crateriforma conspicua and encodes:
- a CDS encoding bifunctional aminoglycoside phosphotransferase/ATP-binding protein, with product MPDIANSNSSLPLRGHQPLQRALRDPSAFPDHADGPVEVHETHISWVFLVGSHAYKVKKPIRTDFLDYTTLAKRKFFCEEELRLNRRFAPQLYLDVVPIRRHGTSLRVETPHRASTANRGDPTVGEVVDYAVRMVRFPDNSLLNAQLARGLVHDATVQALAKVIAQFHRSAQRVTAEFAGSPPNQVLSTFERNLDALAEVPHDRAQQNLDALVSWMHRFVDLHGDVFAERFRQGFVRECHGDLHLANLIHWRGQLTPFDGIEFCKAFRCIDVLCDAAFVAMDFAARGRMDFCRAFANDYLDRTGDHESLHLLRWYLIDRALVRAKVAWIRSRQQRVTDSERHEALNDCVNHIDLAEQFSRPTDRRLWITHGFSGSGKSTLSRNVVKRCGAIRIRSDVERKRHFGLQAEDRPSDEVARRMYSAQGDRITYNALFQLAETILNHGDSVVVDATFLRRACRMRFLELAERTGAHFGILDCQVDDESLRQRLQRRSAHSSSGASDADLSVLDHQQRHHDPLDESELYHVVQVPDDRRSGCAECLTG
- a CDS encoding universal stress protein, with amino-acid sequence MKRIVIATDGSANAEEAAWLLSHLPHRDRLEITIATVIHPPSYSYRAQPVESWLEDLLKRERDAAEQSAARIRDMFEGANVSIDHVAPRGSAGPEIVRIAEQTNADLVVIGARGHSTVSRIMLGSTSDYVATHAPCSVLVVRPTGLAKQPRQVRITVGYEDSGPACAAIEELRDTHWGKAADVSLVSVVPYWPGMYGELEPDPELSGRATEHLTELASELAPHVAKASCHVIEGQHIGEALVRFAEDERSDLVVAGETPRGLLGRLLMGSVSRYVLRHAPCSVWITRNRMIEGLKSSSSNSE
- a CDS encoding FAD-dependent oxidoreductase, with protein sequence MKIVIIGGVAGGASAAARARRLSEDSEIVIIERGEAPSFANCGLPYYVGGEIQSRDKLLVAPIERLHGRYRLDVRVRSEVTKIDRANKTVDVKDLRDGTTYQESYDKLIVSTGAAPFRPDLDGIDHPRVMELRDLKDADAMHAAAIGQSGKAVVVGAGFIGIEVAENLVRRGWDVTVVELGDQILPPWDKEMVNGLHDHLRGHGVTLQLNDSADRFQDRDGGVTVHLKSGGSIDASFVVLAIGVRPESRLAADAGIECGPRGGIVTNAQMQTNDPDVYAVGDVAQVTDVVTGLPTQIPLAGPANRQGRIAADHIFGRASTFRGTQGTAVVGVFDRTAAMTGQSEKLLKRAGTPYQKIYVHPTDHAGYYPGAQGMTLKLLFDPDSGLVLGAQAVGGAGVDKRIDVIATAIQAGWTVEDLEEVELCYAPQYGHAKDPVNMAGFVASGVVRGDHPVVHVESIADAMPVEEFRIDVRTPGEFAKGHLPDAVNVPLEELRDRLDEIPRDRRVVTYCQVGLRGYMASRILMQRGFDVKNLSGGYKTWVQHHGEQVPVA
- a CDS encoding Trm112 family protein, translating into MIDADFVAMLRCPVDGSQLELVPPDLLGQINQWIEEKRLFNTADQAVSEPIEAGLRPTGRPVIYPVRDGIPALVPDEAIRLPDEGGADLGN
- a CDS encoding rhodanese-like domain-containing protein — translated: MPDSDVPLEITVIQSQTAIKENPDVVLIDVREQDEFELARIQGAKLIPLSEFPSRIGELEPFRDRPIIVYCHHGVRSLHAVFVLRHSGFLNSSSMSGGIDLWSQQIDAEVPRY
- a CDS encoding ArsR/SmtB family transcription factor, producing MTTRTAKPKTGQAKAGAAKNAKPKNSGKPKGSVEMLTEAAECLKTLAHPVRLRIVQLLLHGRFTVGELAADCQIPDNVASEHLRLLQRCGFLTSQREGRRVYYQVAEPHLEQLMACIEGRFIR